A section of the Castanea sativa cultivar Marrone di Chiusa Pesio chromosome 12, ASM4071231v1 genome encodes:
- the LOC142619730 gene encoding phenylacetaldehyde synthase-like isoform X2, protein MDGDLKPMDAEQFREHAHKMVDFIADYYKTIENFPVLSQVQPGYLHNMLPDSAPNHPESLDDIFNDVQAKILPGVTHWQSPNYFAYYPSNSSIAGFLGEMLSAGLNIVGFSWITSPAATELEMIVLDWLAKLLKLPDEFLSAAPPLAAIGGFGLWRLVGLDWWRLVGFWVWISVMCGASSVALMVVILADLG, encoded by the exons AT GGATGGTGACTTGAAGCCAATGGATGCTGAGCAATTCAGAGAACATGCACATAAGATGGTGGATTTCATTGCTGATTACTACAAAACCATTGAGAATTTCCCTGTTCTCAGCCAAGTTCAG CCTGGCTATCTTCATAACATGTTACCAGATTCTGCACCTAATCATCCAGAATCATTGGATGATATATTTAATG ATGTTCAGGCAAAGATATTACCTGGAGTAACCCATTGGCAAAGCCCGAACTATTTTGCATATTATCCCTCAAATAGCAGCATCGCCGGATTCTTAGGAGAAATGCTCAGTGCTGGTCTTAACATTGTGGGTTTCAGTTGGATAACTTCTCCTGCAGCAACAGAGCTTGAAATGATTGTACTGGATTGGCTTGCTAAATTGCTTAAACTGCCTGATGAGTTCCTTTCAGCAG CTCCGCCACTGGCTGCAATTGGTGGGTTTGGATTGTGGAGATTGGTGGGTTTGGATTGGTGGAGATTGGtgggtttctgggtttggaTCAGTGTTATGTGTGGGGCTTCGTCGGTAGCTCTGATGGTTGTGATTCTCGCCGATctgggttga
- the LOC142619730 gene encoding phenylacetaldehyde synthase-like isoform X1, with protein sequence MDGYNRDGDLKPMDAEQFREHAHKMVDFIADYYKTIENFPVLSQVQPGYLHNMLPDSAPNHPESLDDIFNDVQAKILPGVTHWQSPNYFAYYPSNSSIAGFLGEMLSAGLNIVGFSWITSPAATELEMIVLDWLAKLLKLPDEFLSAAPPLAAIGGFGLWRLVGLDWWRLVGFWVWISVMCGASSVALMVVILADLG encoded by the exons AT GGATGGATATAATAGGGATGGTGACTTGAAGCCAATGGATGCTGAGCAATTCAGAGAACATGCACATAAGATGGTGGATTTCATTGCTGATTACTACAAAACCATTGAGAATTTCCCTGTTCTCAGCCAAGTTCAG CCTGGCTATCTTCATAACATGTTACCAGATTCTGCACCTAATCATCCAGAATCATTGGATGATATATTTAATG ATGTTCAGGCAAAGATATTACCTGGAGTAACCCATTGGCAAAGCCCGAACTATTTTGCATATTATCCCTCAAATAGCAGCATCGCCGGATTCTTAGGAGAAATGCTCAGTGCTGGTCTTAACATTGTGGGTTTCAGTTGGATAACTTCTCCTGCAGCAACAGAGCTTGAAATGATTGTACTGGATTGGCTTGCTAAATTGCTTAAACTGCCTGATGAGTTCCTTTCAGCAG CTCCGCCACTGGCTGCAATTGGTGGGTTTGGATTGTGGAGATTGGTGGGTTTGGATTGGTGGAGATTGGtgggtttctgggtttggaTCAGTGTTATGTGTGGGGCTTCGTCGGTAGCTCTGATGGTTGTGATTCTCGCCGATctgggttga